A genomic segment from Bradyrhizobium diazoefficiens USDA 110 encodes:
- a CDS encoding endonuclease domain-containing protein produces MPRDPSHRPIAPPLRQFARKMRHEPTDAERAMWRLLRDRRLSTFKFRRQEPFKNYILDFVCFEKRLVIEIDGSQHAESQGDATRDAALSAAGFAIARYWNNEVLQQPAAVLEDILAKLATR; encoded by the coding sequence GTGCCACGAGACCCGTCCCATCGACCGATCGCCCCGCCTCTCCGCCAATTTGCAAGGAAGATGCGGCACGAGCCGACTGACGCCGAGAGGGCAATGTGGCGCTTGTTGAGGGATCGTCGGCTCTCCACTTTCAAGTTTCGCCGACAGGAGCCGTTCAAGAACTACATTCTCGACTTTGTCTGTTTCGAGAAGAGGCTCGTGATCGAGATTGACGGAAGCCAACATGCGGAATCACAAGGCGACGCAACTCGTGACGCAGCCTTGTCCGCGGCAGGTTTCGCCATAGCGCGTTACTGGAACAACGAGGTGTTGCAACAGCCCGCGGCTGTGCTGGAAGACATTCTTGCAAAGCTCGCCACGCGGTAA
- the dnaN gene encoding DNA polymerase III subunit beta, with product MKVTVERAQLLKSLGHVHRVVERRNTIPILGNVLVRAENAKLSLKATDLDLEVTETLPAETATAGSTTVPAHMFYDIVRKLPDGSQIVLEADGDRAVLAIRAGRSRFTLQTLPENDFPDLAAGDMSHSFSLAAKDVKRLIDRTQFAISTEETRYYLNGIYLHAAGTAKAATLRGVATDGHRLAQLDLVQPKGADGMPGVIVPRKTVGEVQRLIEDTEAEMTIELSQAKIRFTIGNVVLTSKLIDGTFPDYGRVIPQGNDKELVVDKKDFENAVDRVSTISSERGRAVKLSLSPGKLVLSVTNPDSGSATEELEVEYASDALDIGFNSRYLLDIAAQIEGEVATLRLADPGSPTLVQDRDDKSALYVLMPMRV from the coding sequence ATGAAGGTTACGGTCGAACGCGCGCAACTCCTGAAATCGCTGGGCCATGTCCACCGCGTGGTCGAGCGCCGCAATACGATTCCGATCCTCGGCAACGTGCTGGTCCGGGCCGAGAACGCGAAATTGTCGCTGAAGGCGACCGACCTCGACCTCGAGGTGACGGAAACCCTGCCCGCGGAAACCGCGACTGCCGGCTCCACCACGGTGCCGGCGCACATGTTCTACGACATCGTGCGCAAGCTGCCGGACGGCTCCCAGATCGTGCTCGAGGCCGACGGCGACCGCGCCGTGCTGGCGATCCGCGCCGGCCGCTCGCGCTTCACGCTCCAGACCCTGCCGGAGAATGATTTCCCGGATCTGGCCGCCGGCGACATGTCGCATTCGTTCTCGCTCGCCGCCAAGGACGTCAAGCGGCTGATCGACCGCACCCAGTTCGCGATCTCGACCGAGGAGACGCGCTATTATCTCAACGGCATCTATCTGCACGCCGCCGGCACCGCCAAGGCCGCGACCCTGCGCGGCGTCGCCACCGACGGCCACCGCCTCGCCCAGCTCGACCTGGTCCAGCCCAAGGGCGCCGACGGCATGCCCGGCGTAATCGTGCCGCGCAAGACGGTCGGCGAGGTGCAGCGCCTGATCGAGGACACCGAAGCCGAGATGACGATCGAGCTGTCGCAGGCCAAGATCCGCTTTACGATCGGCAACGTCGTGCTGACCTCGAAGCTGATCGACGGCACCTTCCCCGACTACGGCCGCGTGATCCCGCAGGGCAACGACAAGGAGCTCGTCGTCGACAAGAAGGATTTCGAGAACGCGGTCGACCGCGTCTCCACCATCTCCAGCGAGCGCGGCCGGGCGGTGAAACTGTCGCTGTCGCCGGGCAAGCTGGTGCTGTCGGTGACCAATCCGGATTCCGGCAGCGCGACCGAAGAGCTCGAGGTCGAATACGCCTCCGACGCCCTCGATATCGGCTTCAACTCCCGCTATCTGCTCGACATCGCCGCCCAGATCGAAGGCGAGGTCGCGACCCTCAGGCTCGCCGACCCCGGCTCGCCCACCCTGGTCCAGGACCGCGACGACAAGAGCGCGCTCTACGTGCTGATGCCGATGCGGGTGTGA
- the dnaA gene encoding chromosomal replication initiator protein DnaA, which produces MNTSEQDRWSRVKGRLRSSVGEDIYTSWFARMDLEDVQDESVRLSVPTRFLKSWIQAHYAERVLSCWQAEMPEVHRIDLTVRSAVRPVAPPKEAPAPVETRRAPAPELRSTATAPVSANHDALGGSPLDPRLTFASFVIGRSNTLAHAAARQVAEGRRGDPVMFNPLYIHAGVGLGKTHLLQAVTWAGNSGNERKVLYLTAEKFMYGFVAALKTQTALAFKEALRGIDVLVIDDLQFLQGKSTQAEFCHTLNALIDAGRQVVIAADRPPSDLESLDDRVRSRLAGGLVVEMGSLGEELRHGILKSRVAAARAHHATFDVPEEVLHYLARTITHNGRDLEGAINRLLAHSKLNNQPVTLEMAEREVRDLVRPQEPKRIKIEDIQRVVARQYNVSRSDLLSSRRTANVVRPRQVAMYLAKTLTLRSLPEIGRRFGGRDHTTVLHAVRKIEALVSKDTALSEEVESLKRQLQE; this is translated from the coding sequence ATGAACACATCGGAACAGGATCGCTGGTCACGCGTGAAGGGTCGGCTGCGCTCGAGCGTCGGCGAAGACATCTATACGAGCTGGTTTGCGCGCATGGATCTCGAAGACGTGCAGGATGAGAGCGTGCGGCTCTCGGTTCCCACGCGCTTCCTGAAGAGCTGGATCCAGGCCCATTATGCCGAGCGCGTGCTGTCGTGCTGGCAGGCCGAGATGCCGGAAGTGCATCGCATCGATCTCACCGTGCGCTCCGCGGTGCGCCCGGTCGCGCCGCCGAAGGAAGCGCCCGCACCCGTCGAGACACGCCGCGCGCCTGCGCCGGAGCTGCGCTCGACCGCGACCGCGCCGGTCTCGGCCAATCATGACGCGCTCGGCGGCTCGCCGCTCGATCCGCGCCTGACCTTTGCGAGCTTCGTCATCGGCCGCTCCAACACACTGGCCCATGCAGCCGCGCGCCAGGTTGCCGAAGGACGTCGCGGCGATCCCGTCATGTTCAACCCGCTCTACATCCATGCCGGCGTCGGCCTCGGCAAGACGCATCTGCTCCAGGCGGTGACCTGGGCCGGCAATTCCGGCAACGAGCGTAAGGTGCTGTATCTCACGGCCGAGAAGTTCATGTACGGCTTCGTCGCCGCGCTGAAGACGCAGACGGCGCTCGCCTTCAAGGAAGCGCTGCGCGGTATCGACGTGCTGGTGATCGACGATCTCCAGTTCCTGCAGGGCAAGTCCACTCAGGCCGAGTTCTGTCACACGCTGAACGCGCTGATCGACGCCGGCCGCCAGGTCGTGATCGCGGCCGACCGTCCGCCGTCCGATCTCGAAAGCCTGGATGACCGCGTGCGCTCGCGGCTGGCCGGCGGCCTCGTGGTCGAGATGGGCTCGCTCGGCGAGGAGCTGCGCCACGGCATCCTCAAGTCGCGCGTCGCCGCCGCCCGCGCCCATCATGCGACGTTCGACGTGCCGGAGGAGGTGCTGCATTATCTCGCCCGCACCATCACCCATAACGGCCGCGACCTCGAAGGCGCGATCAACCGGCTCTTGGCGCATTCCAAGCTCAACAACCAGCCGGTGACGCTGGAGATGGCCGAGCGCGAGGTGCGCGACCTGGTCCGGCCGCAGGAGCCGAAGCGGATCAAGATCGAGGACATCCAGCGCGTGGTGGCGCGGCAGTATAATGTCAGCCGCTCCGACTTGCTGTCCTCGCGCCGCACCGCCAACGTGGTCCGTCCGCGCCAGGTGGCGATGTACCTCGCCAAGACGCTGACCCTGCGCTCGCTGCCCGAAATCGGCCGCCGCTTCGGCGGACGCGACCACACCACGGTGCTGCACGCCGTGCGCAAGATCGAGGCGCTGGTCTCCAAGGACACCGCGCTGTCGGAGGAAGTCGAGTCGCTGAAGCGCCAGCTTCAGGAATAA
- the rpsT gene encoding 30S ribosomal protein S20, protein MANTTSAKKATRKIARRTAVNKSRRTQMRGAVRNVEEAIKTGDRAAAVKALANAEPALMRAAQRNIIHKNNASRKVSRLTAQIAKLAK, encoded by the coding sequence ATGGCCAATACCACCTCCGCCAAGAAAGCGACGCGCAAGATCGCCCGCCGCACCGCCGTCAACAAGTCGCGCCGCACCCAGATGCGTGGCGCCGTGCGCAACGTCGAGGAAGCCATCAAGACCGGCGACCGCGCCGCCGCCGTGAAGGCGCTGGCGAATGCCGAGCCCGCCTTGATGCGCGCCGCGCAGCGCAACATCATTCACAAGAACAATGCCAGCCGCAAAGTCTCGCGGCTCACCGCGCAGATCGCCAAGCTCGCCAAGTAA
- the msrA gene encoding peptide-methionine (S)-S-oxide reductase MsrA, with protein sequence MLFMRKTTALPSATEALPGRAQAIPTASTHFVNGSKLQPPYPAGLEQAVFGLGCFWGAERKFWELGDGVYTTAVGYAGGHTPNPTYEETCSGRTGHTEVVLVVFDPKKVSYEKLLKTFWESHNPTQGMRQGNDVGTQYRSAIYTYSDAQKKAADESKALYQKALAAKGLGAITTEIAPAGAFYFAEDYHQQYLAKNPAGYCGLGGTGVSCPIGVGVSA encoded by the coding sequence ATGCTGTTCATGCGCAAGACCACCGCATTGCCGAGCGCAACTGAGGCGCTGCCGGGCCGTGCGCAAGCCATCCCGACCGCGAGCACCCATTTCGTCAACGGTAGCAAGTTGCAGCCGCCTTATCCCGCCGGCCTCGAGCAGGCGGTGTTCGGGCTCGGCTGCTTCTGGGGCGCCGAGCGCAAGTTCTGGGAGCTTGGCGATGGCGTTTACACCACCGCCGTCGGCTATGCCGGCGGCCACACGCCGAATCCGACCTATGAGGAGACCTGTTCGGGACGCACCGGCCACACCGAAGTGGTGCTGGTCGTGTTCGATCCGAAGAAGGTCTCCTACGAGAAGCTCTTGAAGACGTTCTGGGAGAGCCACAACCCGACGCAGGGCATGCGCCAGGGCAACGACGTCGGCACGCAGTACCGAAGCGCGATCTACACTTACTCGGATGCGCAGAAGAAAGCGGCCGACGAGTCGAAGGCGCTCTACCAGAAGGCGCTCGCGGCCAAGGGCCTCGGTGCCATCACCACCGAGATCGCGCCCGCCGGCGCATTCTATTTCGCCGAGGACTACCATCAGCAATATCTGGCGAAGAACCCCGCCGGCTATTGCGGCCTCGGCGGCACCGGCGTGTCCTGCCCGATCGGCGTCGGTGTGAGCGCGTAA
- a CDS encoding polysaccharide biosynthesis/export family protein, with translation MLAASAALALGGCMQTAGPVAVMQPRADLDSMAYGQPYNAPQPVVVADGGGAIGALRNSFASAPAPMPVGYAAPMGAPVRYDASYHLDAGDKLRVVVYGQEGLTNSYAIDAGGSITMPLIGAVPARGRTTAGLAGEIAARLRNGYIREPSVAVEIEAYRPFFILGEVSAPGQYPYVPNMTVESAVAIAGGFSPRAKRDVVTVTHTEAGGSMRAVVPLGTPLAPGDTVFVGERWF, from the coding sequence ATGTTGGCAGCGTCCGCCGCGCTTGCCCTTGGCGGCTGCATGCAGACCGCCGGCCCCGTCGCGGTGATGCAGCCGCGCGCCGATCTCGATTCGATGGCCTACGGCCAGCCCTACAACGCGCCGCAGCCGGTTGTCGTCGCCGACGGTGGCGGCGCCATCGGCGCGCTGCGCAACTCCTTTGCCTCCGCGCCTGCGCCGATGCCGGTCGGCTACGCCGCGCCGATGGGAGCGCCGGTCCGTTATGACGCCTCCTACCATCTCGATGCCGGCGACAAGCTGCGCGTCGTGGTCTATGGCCAGGAAGGTCTCACCAACAGCTACGCGATCGATGCCGGCGGCTCCATCACCATGCCGCTGATCGGCGCGGTGCCGGCCCGTGGCCGCACCACGGCGGGCCTCGCCGGTGAAATCGCCGCGCGCCTGCGCAACGGTTACATCCGTGAGCCCTCGGTCGCCGTCGAGATCGAGGCCTATCGCCCGTTCTTCATTCTCGGCGAAGTCTCGGCGCCCGGCCAATATCCCTACGTGCCGAACATGACGGTCGAAAGCGCCGTCGCCATCGCCGGCGGCTTCTCGCCCCGCGCCAAGCGCGACGTGGTCACCGTCACGCACACCGAAGCCGGCGGCTCGATGCGCGCCGTGGTTCCGCTCGGCACGCCGTTGGCACCGGGCGACACCGTGTTCGTCGGCGAGCGCTGGTTCTAG